A region of the Sodalis ligni genome:
CGCCGCGACGCTTATCGATAGCGTTAGACAGATTCGCAGCCATGGCGCCGCCATGAACAGCCGTATCCTGCAAGGCGCCCTGGCCTACCTGCTGACCGACCCCGAGACGAACTCATGGACTGAGCGGGCGCGGGAACGGTATGCCTCCCGCCGCGTCTCCCTGGTTGAAGCCCTTCGCCACCAGGGATTCCAGATAAAAAATCACGACGGACTCAGTATCTGGCTGCCGGTGGAACATGAAACCCGGGCCATTGTGGCGCTGGCGGAAAAAGGAATCTCCGTCGGCAGCGGGAGCCGATGTTTCCCCGCCGACCCGACGGGGCATTATTTGCGATTGGCCACCGGCCGTCTTCCCGATGGTATGCGCGATATTGATGATATTGCCCGTGTTTTCGGTGAAATACGGTGCTATCAGGATGCCTGAATTGTATTCCACGCGAGGCGTTGATATGCCGTACGCTGAGGCCTAGGACACTCTGCGCCACTTTGGGGGGACGCCGGAAGGGACATTGGCGTCCGATAGATAATCCTTGGTAATGGCCGATTTTTTTTTCAAATTATCGAAGGTTATCTTATAGCTCTCGAATATCTGTATGACCGTGTCATGTTTATTATCTACAGCTATCTTCAAGGCGGTATGGCCGTTTTTATCGGTAGCGTCAAAGTGAATTTCTTCGTGCTCCAGTAAATCCATGACTACAGTAGCCCAGCCCTTTGCCGCCGCCAGCATCAGGGAAGTGGTGCCGGAGTTATTCTTTTCATTGATAAGAAGAGAGTTTATCCTTAAGGCCATTGTACGCGACTTTATCGTCGTGATGGATCATGGCATGAAGGAGTGTATTACCATTTTGTCTTTGAAGTCTTCGATTTTCATTAAGTCTTTTTAACATATGCAATGGACAGCAAATATATATTTTGTTAAAGAAGTCATTAAAAACCTTGCCAACATC
Encoded here:
- a CDS encoding ankyrin repeat domain-containing protein; protein product: MALRINSLLINEKNNSGTTSLMLAAAKGWATVVMDLLEHEEIHFDATDKNGHTALKIAVDNKHDTVIQIFESYKITFDNLKKKSAITKDYLSDANVPSGVPPKWRRVS